The window CCGACAACGCGGAGTGCATCGTGGATAGCGCGTTCGAGTTCATCGACTACGTGCTCGGTTCCACCCTTGATGATGATGGAGACTGCCTTGGGGTTCTTGCACTGCTCGACAAAGGTCATGTCTTCTCCGCTGACTTTGCGCTCCTCAACGAGTCCGGCCTTGCCGAGCTCTTCTTTGGAGATTGCATCGATCGAGGAGACAAGGCTTGCACCGGTTGCACGGGCAAGCTTTTCCATGTCGCTCTTCTTGACACGGCGGGTTGCAAAGAGTCCTGCCTTTGCAAGGTAGTGCTGTGCAATGTCGTCAATACCCTTCTGGCAGAAGAGGACGTTTGCACCGCTCTTGACGATCTTGTCAACGATATCCTTGACCATGCGCTCTTCCTCATCGAGGAATGCCTGAAGCTGGTCGGGAGAGGTGATATTGATCTCGGCATCGACTTCGGTCTTCTTGAACTCGACTGCTGCGTTTAAGAGAAGGATCTTTGCATTGGTGACCTTCTTGGGCATCGAGGGGTGGACGCGTTCCTTGTCGATGAGTACGCCTTCTACAATCTCGGAGTCCTCGATCGAGCCACCGGTCTTCTTCTCGACCTTGATGTTCTCGATATCAACAGAGCCGTCTGCATCGGTGACCATGGTCACTGCCTTGACAACGAGGTCACAGAGCTTGTCCTTGCTGGCCTCTGCGCCCTTGCCGGTCATCGCGGTACCTGCAATGTTCTTTAAAAGCACCTTGTCGGTGATTTTTATATCGAAGGCGATCTCTTTTAAGAGCTGCTGGGCCTTCTCAGCTGCCTGACGGTAGCCTGCGGCAATAATCGTCGGGTGGACGTCCATCTCAAGGAGGTCTTCTGCCTTCTTTAAGAGTTCCCCGGCAATGATGACTGCGGTGGTTGTGCCGTCGCCGACTTCATCGTCCTGGGTCTTTGCGACCTCGACCATCATCTTTGCGGCCGGGTGCTCGATGTCCATTTCCTTAAGGATCGTGACACCATCATTGGTGATCACTACGTCGCCAATGGTGTCGACGAGCATCTTGTCCATACCTTTTGGACCGAGTGTGGTCCTGACTGCACTTGCCACTGCCTTTGCGGCGGTGATGTTCATACCCTGAGCGTCGCGGCCGCGGGTACGGGTGCTGCCTTCTTTGAGAATAAGAATCTGCTGTCCTCCAAGTTGTTGTGACATAAATTTCACCACTTTTGCACTAGATTTAGCACTAAAATTGGTTTGTGGTTCTATATATAATTTCTGTAAAAAAATTCAGTCGCCCAGAAGGTCGAGGAGTTCAAAACCATCCTCGATCCGTTGGAGGCGCTTCTCGCCAATTACCAGCGTCTTTCCGATCTTCTTTTCCTTGTTGTAATCGGTGATGATGCACATCGCGTGCTTCTTTGCAATCTGCGAGAGGTTGCCGATGAGGGCTGCCCGTTTTACCACTTTCTGGGCCGGGCCATAGCCCGTGAGGATCGTCTGCTTGTCAAACGTGAGGAGGGCCTGGAACGGGGCGCCGTGGAGCGTATGGAGCCGGACGCCTATCTGTTGCAGGAATTCCATCGGGCTCTGCAGGTGGGATCCCTGCTGCTCTTTTTCAGGATCCATCACCTTTGGCGGTTCGTGCTGGATGAGGTCGATCGACTCGACAACGCCGGTGTTGAAGAATTCCTCGATCCGTATGGCAACATCCAGTGTGGTGCCCATCCCGCCCTCGTACTTGCTGATAGTACGCCGCGAGACACCGAGCACGTTGCCGAGATCGCCAAGCGACATGTTGCGATGCTCCCGGAGTTCCCGGAGCGCTTCGCCATTGATGTTGACATACAACCCGCCGGGAGATGCGTACACGAGCGGGGGGATCTTCTCGACAAAGTAATCGTAGAGCGTCGAAGGGCTGATCGCATAGATCCCGTACCGGACGTATACAGCCCCGCGTTCCAGCTCCGCATCGCGTGCGCGCTCTCCGACAATCAGCGGTATGCCTCCCAGCAGGCGCGATATGAGCTCGATATCGAACGCCACCTCTTCACTCACGGAATCAATGTGGGAAACCACCTTGATGACGAGCAACGTCCCGTCGTTCCGGGCAATGAGATCGAAACTCCTTGGGCGGAGGGTGAACTTCTCGGAGACATCGAAGCCTGCCGTGATCATTACGCTGGTAACCAGCTGAAGCTGGCGGTCCTGGGACATGCAGTTACAAATGGATGGAGCGTGCCCATATATTAATATAGACATGCTGATCGGGATTGATGACACGGACTCCCCGCAGGGAATGTGCACTACCTACCTCGGGGCAGTGTTTGTCCGCCGGCTGATCCACGAACACATGCAGGTGCGGCAAGCCCGGCTGGTCCGGCTCAACCCAAACGTGACCTGGAAGACCCGGGGGAATGCAGCAGTCATGTTCGATGTGGAGGGGGATCCCGCCCGGGCTTTCGATATTGCATGCACTCTCGTCGAAGAACTGGCCGATTTTTCCTGCGAGAACACAAATCCCGGCGTCGTGGTCGTGAACCGGCAGCTGGATCCGGCGTTTTACCGGAAAGCGGTCACTGACTTCTGCACAACTGAAGAAGCAGTTGCCATCCTTGAAAAAGCCGGCGCACAGTATAAAGGCTGGAAGAACCGGCGCGGGCTTATTGGGGCAACGGCAGCCGTGGCAAGCGAGCTTGCGGATACGACTTCCGAGATCCTGGTGTATCGCGAGCCGGCACGGTTCGGCACGCCACGTGAGGTGAGCCGCGAGAGCCTGTTTGCAGCCGAGGCGGCAACATTTCCCCATACGTGGGATACCGTGGATATCGCCAACGATGTTGTGGTCTGCGTTCCGCACACCCCCGACCCGGTCCTCTTTGGGATCCGGGGCGAGAGCCCGCGGTGGGTGATGGCAGCCCGGCAGCAGATACAGTCCGAGAAACCCGGGATCGAGCAGATCTGGGTGACGAACCAGGGAACCGATGCCCACCTGCTGCCCGGAAGGACTGGCTGTCTTGGCGAACTGCTCTCTTATATTGTACCCGGGGAAGTGACCAGTGCCCCGAAAACAAAAGAGGGGGGACACGTCTCGTTCATCATGAAAGACGGGGACTTCCCCGTACGGTGCATGGCCTATGAACCGACCAAGAACTTCCGGCAGATCATCCGGCAACTGGTGCCGGGCGACGAAGTGATCGCCGTTGGCAGTTTCAAGAAGGGGAGCATCAACTTAGAGAAGATCAAGGTAGTCTCACTCGCCCAGCCTAAGGTCACCCGCCCGCCGCTCTGCACTACATGCAACAAGAGGATGACCAGCGATGGAAAGGGAAAAGGCTGGAAATGCAAGCGGTGCGATGCCCGGGCTGCTGATCCGGAAGTGCTGGAGATTTCCCGCACGCTGGAGACGGGATGGTACGAAGTCCCGCCAACCGCCCGGCGTCACCTGGCAAAACCCTTGTGCCGGGGCGAACCGGGTTCTGACGGCACATGAGTGATCGTGGATCGGACAATAACTGATTCCGGTCGCAGAAACATGAGTGTCCGCTCAGTGGCGACATGTATTTCCCTGTTCGGTGAAAAAAAGATGGACAACCGGAGGACCTAGATGGAGATCGATATTCGCACGCTTGCAATCGTACTGGTCATCATCAGTCTCCTGCAGTCAATTGCATTCCTGTTCCAGTATCTGACGAACAAAACCTACCGGGGGATCAGCTGGTGGGTGCAGGGCAGCAGCTGTGCGGCAGCCGGATACCTGTTACTGCTCCTGCGGGATGCAATTCCCAATGCGCTGATCACCATTATCCTCGCAAATACCCTGCTCGTTACAGGATTATTGTGTATCTATATCGGGATTACGAGGTTTCTCGATCAAAGAGAGAATCGCCGGGTTATCGGTGCGATCGTTGCACTATTCCTGGCAGCGTTTCTTTATTTTACCTATGCCAGCAATGACATCACTGAGAGGACTGCAATCATATCGGTTGCAATCGCAATCATCTCCTTATGGACCGGACTGAGCCTGCTCGGTGAAAAGCCCCGTTCGATCACGACGTCTGCCCATGCAGTTGCTGTGGTTTTTCTTGCCTATGGCAGTTTTTTTGTTTTTCGTGCGGTGGCAGCTCTCACTATTGCCCCGGTCAATACCGTGTTCACCCCCACACTCGTACAGACCGCGACATTCCTGGCCTCGCTCATCCAGGGAATTCTCATGACCGTTGGCCTGATCATCATGGTCAACCAGCGGCTGAATGCGGAGATGAGCGAAGCAAAAGAAGAGTTCGAACTCATCTTCAACACCAGTCCTGATGCAGCTCTCATCACCCGCCTTGATGATGGTACTATCGTAAATATCAATGAAGGGTTCACCGCCATAACCGGGTTCACACGGGACGAATCCGTAGGAAAAACCATTGTTGATCTCAATGTCTGGAAAAATTCTGCAGACCGCCAGAACATGATTAACGAACTCCAGGAGAAAGGATTTTGCGAAAATTTCGAAGTCACATTCCTGCGAAAAGACGTGAGCGGATTTTCCGGCCTGGTGTCGGCAAAAACCATTGTCCTGCAGGGCATTGTGCATATCATCAGCGTAACCCGCGATATTTCGGAGCGCAAACAGGCGGAAGATGCACTTCACCTGGCAAATAAAAAACTCACGATGCTCAACAGCATCACCCGGCATGATATCCTCAACCAGCTCATGGGATTGCGGACATTTCTTGAACTCTCAAAAGAAGAGGTGACAGACGCCGTAGCCCTGGAATATATCCGGAAGG of the Methanomicrobiales archaeon HGW-Methanomicrobiales-1 genome contains:
- a CDS encoding tRNA(Ile2) 2-agmatinylcytidine synthetase — its product is MLIGIDDTDSPQGMCTTYLGAVFVRRLIHEHMQVRQARLVRLNPNVTWKTRGNAAVMFDVEGDPARAFDIACTLVEELADFSCENTNPGVVVVNRQLDPAFYRKAVTDFCTTEEAVAILEKAGAQYKGWKNRRGLIGATAAVASELADTTSEILVYREPARFGTPREVSRESLFAAEAATFPHTWDTVDIANDVVVCVPHTPDPVLFGIRGESPRWVMAARQQIQSEKPGIEQIWVTNQGTDAHLLPGRTGCLGELLSYIVPGEVTSAPKTKEGGHVSFIMKDGDFPVRCMAYEPTKNFRQIIRQLVPGDEVIAVGSFKKGSINLEKIKVVSLAQPKVTRPPLCTTCNKRMTSDGKGKGWKCKRCDARAADPEVLEISRTLETGWYEVPPTARRHLAKPLCRGEPGSDGT
- a CDS encoding transcriptional regulator produces the protein MSQDRQLQLVTSVMITAGFDVSEKFTLRPRSFDLIARNDGTLLVIKVVSHIDSVSEEVAFDIELISRLLGGIPLIVGERARDAELERGAVYVRYGIYAISPSTLYDYFVEKIPPLVYASPGGLYVNINGEALRELREHRNMSLGDLGNVLGVSRRTISKYEGGMGTTLDVAIRIEEFFNTGVVESIDLIQHEPPKVMDPEKEQQGSHLQSPMEFLQQIGVRLHTLHGAPFQALLTFDKQTILTGYGPAQKVVKRAALIGNLSQIAKKHAMCIITDYNKEKKIGKTLVIGEKRLQRIEDGFELLDLLGD
- a CDS encoding thermosome subunit, encoding MSQQLGGQQILILKEGSTRTRGRDAQGMNITAAKAVASAVRTTLGPKGMDKMLVDTIGDVVITNDGVTILKEMDIEHPAAKMMVEVAKTQDDEVGDGTTTAVIIAGELLKKAEDLLEMDVHPTIIAAGYRQAAEKAQQLLKEIAFDIKITDKVLLKNIAGTAMTGKGAEASKDKLCDLVVKAVTMVTDADGSVDIENIKVEKKTGGSIEDSEIVEGVLIDKERVHPSMPKKVTNAKILLLNAAVEFKKTEVDAEINITSPDQLQAFLDEEERMVKDIVDKIVKSGANVLFCQKGIDDIAQHYLAKAGLFATRRVKKSDMEKLARATGASLVSSIDAISKEELGKAGLVEERKVSGEDMTFVEQCKNPKAVSIIIKGGTEHVVDELERAIHDALRVVGVVVEDKKVVAGGGAPETELSLRLREYAATVGGRAQLAINAFADALEVIPRTLAENAGLDPIDMLVEIRAAHEKKGKKTFGLNVFEGKVVDMKAAGVVEPLRVKTQAISSAAEAAIMILRIDDVIASSKSHAPEGGMPPGGMGGMGGMPPGMGDF